The DNA region AGTTACGTATACCAACTGGTAAGCCAGGACGTGATGGTGCTGATGCGCTGAAGCAGTTCTCCGCCCAAATCGAGTCTCAGTCGCGAGGGCCTGATGGCCCAGATACGATTTTTTGCATCATCCTTCCTAAATTAGATGGGAAGACTAAAACCTCTGCCTGGTTTAGTGCTTTGGATGAGGCGGGTATGGCGATTCAATTGGATTCTTTGGATCGCACGCAATTACCGCAGTGGATTGCGGGTCGCTTAAAAAAACAGGGTCAAGAGGTGCAGTCGGGCCCAGACGGCCAACGCGCTCTAGCCTTTATTGCTGAGCAGGTAGAGGGAAACCTCATTGCTGCTCATCAAGAGATTCAGAAGTTGGGTTTATTGCATCCTGCAGGCGTATTAACTGAGGAGCAAATTCGGTCGGCTATTTTGAAGGTGGCACGGTATAACGTCTTCGAGTTGACTGAAGCGATGTTAGCTGGCGATCTGCCTCGCCTTAATCGCATGTTAGATGGCCTTAAAGGTGAGGGTGAGCCCCTAGTTCTGATTCTGTGGAGCGTAACTGAAGAGCTTCGGATACTATCGAAACTAAAAGCAGCAAGCGATGCTGGAGAGTCTGTGCAGAACTTAATGCGCACTAACCGTATCTGGGGCAATAAGGAGCGTATATATCCTATGGCTCTAAAGCGGGTTCAGCCTTTGAAGTTGCGCAGAGCGATGCAAGTGGCTGCAGGCTTGGATCGTCAGGCTAAAGGATTGCAGGCGGCGGAACTACCAGCAGATCCTTGGGATGGTTTGCGCTTAGTGGGTAATTTATTACGCTAGATAAAACAATATTAATTTTGACATAGTAAATATATGAGTGATTCAACAAATACCATTCAACACATGATGCAAGATATTGGCCGACGTGCTCGCCAGGCCTCACGTGCAATGGCGCGGGCATCTAGCGATCAGAAAAATCAGGCGCTATTGCATATTGCTAAGTTAGTTCGTGAGCGCTCTGAGGGAATTGTTGGAGTGAATGCACTTGATGTTGCTCGCGCCACAACCAATGGTCAGGATGCAGCGTTTATTGATCGTCTCACCATGACGCCAAAGACCATTGAGTCGATGGCCTTGGGTTTGGAGCAAATTGTTTCTTTGGAAGATCCGATTGGAAAAATTACGCCTTTACAAAAGCAGGCTTCGGGTATTGAGCTTGGTCAGATGCGAGTGCCGCTTGGTGTGATCGGCATCATTTATGAATCTCGTCCGAATGTCACGATTGATGCTGCCGCACTATGTCTTAAATCTGGCAACGCCGTCATTTTGCGCGGTGGCTCAGAGGCAATTGATTCAAATACCTTGTTAGCGCAATTGATTCAAGAAGGTTTGGACGCTGCTAATTTACCGATGGATGCAGTGCAGGTTGTGAGTACTACAGATCGCGCTGCCGTTGGTGAAATGATCACCATGACTAAATATATTGATGTGATCGTTCCACGCGGTGGCAAGAGTTTGATTGCTCGTTTGATGGCAGAAGCGCGCGTGCCAATGATTAAGCATTTGGATGGTATCTGTCATACCTATATTGATGCAGATGCAGATATTGCCATGGCGATTAAGGTTTGTGATAACGCCAAGACTCAGCGCTATGCACCTTGCAATGCGATGGAAACACTC from Polynucleobacter sp. AP-Elch-400A-B2 includes:
- the holA gene encoding DNA polymerase III subunit delta, whose product is MVKSDALQLHLKSLNSAASLKPLYIFSGDEPLLMMEAMDQLRATAKKMGYTDREVLLQERGFDWSALLSAGQTMSLFGDKRWVELRIPTGKPGRDGADALKQFSAQIESQSRGPDGPDTIFCIILPKLDGKTKTSAWFSALDEAGMAIQLDSLDRTQLPQWIAGRLKKQGQEVQSGPDGQRALAFIAEQVEGNLIAAHQEIQKLGLLHPAGVLTEEQIRSAILKVARYNVFELTEAMLAGDLPRLNRMLDGLKGEGEPLVLILWSVTEELRILSKLKAASDAGESVQNLMRTNRIWGNKERIYPMALKRVQPLKLRRAMQVAAGLDRQAKGLQAAELPADPWDGLRLVGNLLR
- a CDS encoding glutamate-5-semialdehyde dehydrogenase, with amino-acid sequence MSDSTNTIQHMMQDIGRRARQASRAMARASSDQKNQALLHIAKLVRERSEGIVGVNALDVARATTNGQDAAFIDRLTMTPKTIESMALGLEQIVSLEDPIGKITPLQKQASGIELGQMRVPLGVIGIIYESRPNVTIDAAALCLKSGNAVILRGGSEAIDSNTLLAQLIQEGLDAANLPMDAVQVVSTTDRAAVGEMITMTKYIDVIVPRGGKSLIARLMAEARVPMIKHLDGICHTYIDADADIAMAIKVCDNAKTQRYAPCNAMETLLVNKTIAPQVLPALCKIYQEKGVELRVDDQTRKTLEAAGFKDLVNATEEDWQTEYLAPILSIKTVADMDEAMGHIEQYGSKHTDAIITNNQVQANRFLREVDSASVMVNASTRFADGFEYGLGAEIGISNDKLHARGPVGLDGLTSLKYVVMGHGEIRT